The DNA window GAGGCTTGCTTGGGCCCTCCAGCAGCAGGCAGGGGACTTCCTGGAACTTGGCTATTAGTCAGGAACTCCCCTATGCTAATAAGGGGGCGGTCTCTAGAAGATTCCAGGGCTCTAGAGCCTCTGTCCAAACCCCTTACATCTTAGGGAAACGGGGATGGCACCCTCTTTTTGCCACTACTCGCCAGTGCCCATGGATGAGCAAATGAAGGAGGGTGGCCCTCGAAGGTGCTGCCTGTGGTTGTTGGTGGGATTCGTCCTGGCGGGCCTGATAATTGCCCTGTCCATTTTCACGGTCAAATATTACAGTGAAGCCTGCCAGAATGGTCTCCAGCTGGAGAGGCAGTGCCACAATGTCACCCAGCTCCTGAAGAAGCAGCTGATCCAAGCCAAGGAGGAGAGCCTGGCGGCCGAGACCCGAGCTGACACCTGTGACCAGACTGTGGTAAGGCACCGCCACCCTAGGGAGGGCTGGGGTCCCACAGGACCCCTGGAGAGGGGAAGCTGGGAATCTGTCCCTGGTCCCCCACAATAGGAAGGTCTGGATTTCCCCACCAGGATTTAGGGACCAAATACTTTCCAGGGCACTGGTGTGAGTGAGTCCTTAAAACTTTCAGCAGTCCCCAAATCAGGGGCCTCGGTATTCCCAGCAGGAGTTGAAGAAATCTGCAGACTTTTTTCCAGGGCTCGGGTGTGGGGAAGCTTAAATTCTCAGTGGGTACCCGTCTTCAGGAAACAGAAACCCCCACTCAAGGGCTGGACAGTGACTTCACCAGGCCTTGAAGGGGCTCTGGAAATTTTTACTGAACCTGAAATTTTCACTGAGACCCCAATGTGCAAGTCCCACTGAACGTCTGAGTTGGGAAATCACGATGTGTTCTGAGTTTGAGAAGAATCTGCTAAATCTCCTTGGGTGATAAGGTAGAGGATCTGGAAATTTCTGCTAGGGTTTGGATACAGAGAGCCTCCCAATTCCCATGTTGAAAAACCCTATCTAAAGGGTCCCACATTTATGGGTGACCCTGTGGGGGTGCATGCTGGTGGCCATTCTTGGAGGTTGGAACCTGAGGTGCAGAGAGGTTGTCAGGGAATGTGAAAGGAGTTTAGAGGGAAGCCCTGTGGCAGCAGGAACTGGGGCTACCTGCCCAGGATAGCGACAGACCACTGCAAAGCCAGAACTCTTTTTTgattgtttggtaccagggattgaacccaggggcccttcaccactgagccatgtccccagccctttttttgtactttatctaaagacagggtctcactgagtggcttagagcctcactaagtcgcggaggctggctttgaactcaggatcctcctgcctcggcctcctgagccgctgggatgacaggcgtgcggcCCGGCGCCCGGCTCAGAACCGGTTTCTGACCCTCTGTTCTGTCCCAGGTGAAACTGAAGGCCCAGGAGCTGCAGCTACAGGCGCGGGTGCAGGAACTCGAGAGTGAGAAGGGGACAGGGGACTTTGAGGGGTGGGGCAGGGCGTCTAGGACCGGGCTGAAGAAGGGGCGGGGTTGTGCCCAAGCGCCTGGTGGGTGAGGGGCATGGTCACGTGCTGATGCCCCCTCATTCTATCTGGCCCCCCAGGAAACGTCACCGGATTGAACCAAAGGCTGCAGGAGACTTTGACAAAACTGGAGCGACCAAGGTCAAAGACCCCCGCCCCGCCCTGGGCCATGCTTCTCTC is part of the Callospermophilus lateralis isolate mCalLat2 chromosome 1, mCalLat2.hap1, whole genome shotgun sequence genome and encodes:
- the Bst2 gene encoding bone marrow stromal antigen 2 encodes the protein MAPSFCHYSPVPMDEQMKEGGPRRCCLWLLVGFVLAGLIIALSIFTVKYYSEACQNGLQLERQCHNVTQLLKKQLIQAKEESLAAETRADTCDQTVVKLKAQELQLQARVQELERNVTGLNQRLQETLTKLERPRTENTQTTPASSQATIVLQLSKSLLLLSLATRLL